A single region of the Plasmodium malariae genome assembly, chromosome: 7 genome encodes:
- the PmUG01_07013400 gene encoding fam-m protein, which yields MEQKIRIILFIKIYVFVLLIWICRLNNDVNKINTILIENYDFFIKLNTRNYRLLAKCKYGMDSNIVELKSGISNSERVSIGKNKPTNRNLLNKAKYYTEFIDCNNGMFDGKYFHYEKKWIKKKDYDDFIEQNRRVRDIALKKIKFRNYGVVVALFFLFLLLGIGLPILQGQGYLKTAGNFLKTHLGLDSAWNVVEGCLGKAKYHFFLISFVILIIILAVIIVITIPKILKNNEKYKKIKVMTE from the exons atggaacaaaaaattaggataatattatttattaaaatttatgtatttgtcCTTTTAATATGGATATGTCGTCTTAACAATGATGTA aataagATTAATACAATTTTGATTGAAAACTACgacttttttataaaattaaatacaagaaattatagattactagcaaaatgtaaatatggTATGGATTCAAATATTGTAGAGTTAAAAAGTGGTATATCTAATAGTGAAAGAGTTTctataggaaaaaataagcCAACTAATAGAAATTTATTGAATAAGGCGAAATACTATACAGAATTTATTGATTGTAATAATGGAATGTTTGATGGAAAATATTTCCATTATGAAAAgaaatggataaaaaaaaaggattatgATGATTTTATTGAACAAAATAGGAGAGTTCGTGAtatagctttaaaaaaaataaaatttagaaattaCGGAGTTGTAGTTGcgttatttttcctttttttgttgttggGAATAGGATTACCCATATTACAAGGACAGGGATATTTGAAAACTGCAGGTAATTTTCTGAAAACTCATTTAGGTTTGGACAGTGCGTGGAATGTTGTAGAAGGATGTTTAGGTAAAgcaaaatatcatttttttctaatatcaTTTgtcatattaattattatattagcTGTCATTATAGTAATAACTATTCCTAAgatcttaaaaaataatgaaaaatataaaaaaattaaggtgATGACTGAATAA
- the PmUG01_07013500 gene encoding plasmepsin, putative, fragment: protein MIYCGEGEIGDNHQKFIFIFDAGSSNLWVPSKKYTSIGRRDKHLYESSKSNSYEKDGTKESITYGSGTVEGFFNKDLVTLCKPSVPYKFIDLTDKDNLYPVYNEVTVDGILGMGLKGISVGSIDPIALELKNQNKIDKALFSFYLSVQDKQAHYLTIEGA from the coding sequence ATGATTTATTGTGGTGAAGGAGAAATAGGTGATAATCACCAAAAATTTATCTTCATATTTGATGCAGGATCATCCAATCTATGGGTACCGAGCAAAAAATATACCAGTATTGGACGTAGAGACAAACATTTGTACGAATCAAGTAAATCAAATTCATATGAAAAAGATGGTACGAAAGAATCAATAACATACGGTTCAGGAACTGTCGAAGGATTTTTCAATAAAGATTTAGTTACCCTTTGTAAACCTTCCGTACCCTATAAATTTATAGATCTAACAGACAAAGACAACTTATATCCTGTATACAATGAAGTAACAGTCGATGGTATATTAGGTATGGGATTGAAAGGTATATCTGTAGGTTCTATTGATCCCATTGCCCTTGAGTTAAAAAATCAGAACAAAATAGATAAAGCCCTTTTCTCCTTTTATTTATCTGTCCAAGACAAACAAGCACATTATTTAACTATAGAAGGAGCATAA
- the PmUG01_07013700 gene encoding uncharacterized protein codes for MERGREHNGFSSVNFIPYYNNGDGPHVFQNVRNNCSALPDEDEELTESSVEESGGEEIEGRSEDSEYESESEDGTYPKAFYSGNDIPPAVVPWTRVSNSLDLIFVPPTYKGVNQSAGSKFVPPTYQGVNQSAGSKFVPPTYQGDSQIYDKYSQATQESYPNISRENEKRVRKKTNIGSLERDMTSISLKNTVENAKNDTNSPCDRTATQNFESAVTHGVSRAIPDD; via the exons atggaGAGAGGTAGAGAGCATAATGGTTTTAGTTCTGTGAATTTTATtccatattataataatggagATGGTCCTCATGTGTTTCAAAATGTGAGAAATAACTGTTCAGCGTTACCTGATGAGGACGAGGAATTAACAGAATCGTCAGTAGAAGAGAGTGGCGGAGAAGAAATAGAAGGTCGTAGTGAAGATTCAGAATATGAATCTGAATCCGAAGATGGCACTTATCCTAAGGCATTTTATTCTGGGAATGATATTCCTCCTGCTGTTGTTCCTTGGACGCGCGTTTCTAATTCATTAGATCTTATTTTCGTTCCTCCTACATATAAAGGTGTAAATCAGTCAGCAGGCTCAAAGTTTGTTCCTCCTACATATCAAGGTGTAAATCAGTCAGCAGGCTCTAAGTTTGTTCCTCCTACATATCAAGGTGATTCACAGATTTACGATAAATATTCACAAGCTACTCAAGAATCTTATCCTAACATATCAcgagaaaatgaaaaaagggttaggaaaaaaactaatatag GTTCTCTAGAAAGAGATATGACTTCAATTTCTTTGAAAAACACTGTGGAAAACGCTAAGAATGATACTAATTCTCCATGCGATAGAACTGCTACTCAAAACTTTGAGAGTGCAGTTACTCATGGTGTGTCAAGAGCTATACCTGATGATTAG